The following are from one region of the Meleagris gallopavo isolate NT-WF06-2002-E0010 breed Aviagen turkey brand Nicholas breeding stock chromosome 21, Turkey_5.1, whole genome shotgun sequence genome:
- the PIPOX gene encoding peroxisomal sarcosine oxidase isoform X2, translating into MGTDMAAPGQPRCTSYDAIVIGAGIQGSFAAYHLAQRRRNTLLLEQFFLPHSRGSSHGQSRITRSAYPQEHYAHMMPHSFHLWQQLEDEAGIPLYRRTGLVVLGLPGDPKLEGCRRSMGPDAVLDAVTLAQRFPGLRPRPGEVALWDRSGGVLLADRALRAVQDAFCRRGGTVRDGEKVLRIDPGAVITVTTTAGLYRAPRLIIAAGAWTNAVVAPLGLRLPLQPLRIDVCYWREKEPGSGGAVTPCFMATGLPYAPHGIYGLPALEYPGLVKVCYHHGSPTDPEERDRIPSGSPRPHVSLLSNFISSYLPGLEPQPAVLESCLYTNTPDGDFILDQHPKYSNIIIGLASQVGHGFKLAPVVGQLLCELSLGEEPSHCMAPFTISRFPGVLRAAL; encoded by the exons atggggacagaCATGGCTGCTCCGGGACAGCCCCGCTGCACTTCTTACGATGCCATCGTCATCGGGGCCGGCATCCAGGGCTCCTTTGCTGCGTACCACCTGGCCCAGCGTCGTAGGAACacgctgctgctggagcag TTCTTCCTGCCCCACTCACGGGGCAGCTCACATGGGCAGAGCCGCATCACACGCAGCGCGTACCCGCAGGAGCATTATGCCCACATGATGCCCCACAGCTTCCacctctggcagcagctggaggacGAGGCGGGCATTCCGCTCTACAG GCGGACAGGGCTGGTGGTGCTGGGCCTGCCAGGTGACCCCAAGCTGGAGGGCTGCCGGCGCAGCATGGGGCCCGATGCCGTCCTCGATGCGGTGACGCTGGCACAGCGCTTTCCTGGGCTCCGTCCCCGTCCCGGTGAGGTGGCCCTGTGGGACAGAAGTGGAGGTGTGCTGCTGGCAGACCGAGCGCTGCGGGCGGTGCAG GACGCGTTTTGCCGGCGCGGGGGCACTGTGCGTGATGGGGAGAAGGTGCTGCGTATCGATCCCGGAGCAGTGATCACTGTCACCACCACTGCTGGGCTGTACCGCGCTCCCCGGCTCATCATCGCCGCCGGCGCGTGGACCAACGCCGTGGTGGCACCGCTGGGCCTCCGCCTGCCACTGCAG cccctgcGCATCGACGTGTGCTACTGGAGGGAGAAGGAGCCCGGCAGCGGCGGCGCGGTCACCCCCTGCTTCATGGCCACGGGGCTGCCCTACGCTCCCCATGGGATATATGGGCTGCCAGCCCTCGAGTACCCTGGGCTGGTCAAG GTGTGCTACCACCATGGCAGCCCCACTGACCCCGAGGAGCGGGACCGGATCCCTTCAGGCTCCCCCCGTCCCCATGTTTCCCTCCTGAGCAACTTCATCAGCAGTTACCTGCCTGGGCTGGAGCCACAGCCGGCTGTGCTGGAGAGCTGCCTCTACACG AACACTCCGGATGGAGACTTCATCCTGGACCAGCACCCCAAGTACAGCAATATCATCATCGGGCTGGCTTCTCAGGTAG GCCATGGGTTCAAACTGGCCCCAGTGGTGGGGCAGCTGCTATGCGAGCTGAGCCTGGGTGAGGAACCATCCCACTGCATGGCTCCATTCACAATCAGCCGCTTCCCAGGTGTGCTCCGTGCTGCTCTGTAG
- the PIPOX gene encoding peroxisomal sarcosine oxidase isoform X1, protein MGTDMAAPGQPRCTSYDAIVIGAGIQGSFAAYHLAQRRRNTLLLEQFFLPHSRGSSHGQSRITRSAYPQEHYAHMMPHSFHLWQQLEDEAGIPLYRRTGLVVLGLPGDPKLEGCRRSMGPDAVLDAVTLAQRFPGLRPRPGEVALWDRSGGVLLADRALRAVQDAFCRRGGTVRDGEKVLRIDPGAVITVTTTAGLYRAPRLIIAAGAWTNAVVAPLGLRLPLQPLRIDVCYWREKEPGSGGAVTPCFMATGLPYAPHGIYGLPALEYPGLVKVCYHHGSPTDPEERDRIPSGSPRPHVSLLSNFISSYLPGLEPQPAVLESCLYTNTPDGDFILDQHPKYSNIIIGLASQAMGSNWPQWWGSCYAS, encoded by the exons atggggacagaCATGGCTGCTCCGGGACAGCCCCGCTGCACTTCTTACGATGCCATCGTCATCGGGGCCGGCATCCAGGGCTCCTTTGCTGCGTACCACCTGGCCCAGCGTCGTAGGAACacgctgctgctggagcag TTCTTCCTGCCCCACTCACGGGGCAGCTCACATGGGCAGAGCCGCATCACACGCAGCGCGTACCCGCAGGAGCATTATGCCCACATGATGCCCCACAGCTTCCacctctggcagcagctggaggacGAGGCGGGCATTCCGCTCTACAG GCGGACAGGGCTGGTGGTGCTGGGCCTGCCAGGTGACCCCAAGCTGGAGGGCTGCCGGCGCAGCATGGGGCCCGATGCCGTCCTCGATGCGGTGACGCTGGCACAGCGCTTTCCTGGGCTCCGTCCCCGTCCCGGTGAGGTGGCCCTGTGGGACAGAAGTGGAGGTGTGCTGCTGGCAGACCGAGCGCTGCGGGCGGTGCAG GACGCGTTTTGCCGGCGCGGGGGCACTGTGCGTGATGGGGAGAAGGTGCTGCGTATCGATCCCGGAGCAGTGATCACTGTCACCACCACTGCTGGGCTGTACCGCGCTCCCCGGCTCATCATCGCCGCCGGCGCGTGGACCAACGCCGTGGTGGCACCGCTGGGCCTCCGCCTGCCACTGCAG cccctgcGCATCGACGTGTGCTACTGGAGGGAGAAGGAGCCCGGCAGCGGCGGCGCGGTCACCCCCTGCTTCATGGCCACGGGGCTGCCCTACGCTCCCCATGGGATATATGGGCTGCCAGCCCTCGAGTACCCTGGGCTGGTCAAG GTGTGCTACCACCATGGCAGCCCCACTGACCCCGAGGAGCGGGACCGGATCCCTTCAGGCTCCCCCCGTCCCCATGTTTCCCTCCTGAGCAACTTCATCAGCAGTTACCTGCCTGGGCTGGAGCCACAGCCGGCTGTGCTGGAGAGCTGCCTCTACACG AACACTCCGGATGGAGACTTCATCCTGGACCAGCACCCCAAGTACAGCAATATCATCATCGGGCTGGCTTCTCAG GCCATGGGTTCAAACTGGCCCCAGTGGTGGGGCAGCTGCTATGCGAGCTGA
- the LOC104913965 gene encoding NF-kappa-B-activating protein-like: MPRPPLPPSTCSLPLPESSSSSEEEEERKRKSAKKKSKKSKKKSKKKKKKSSSESGSDSSSDSSSGSTVSYRSTSSVKKGPRAAGGEEPVRPDRARKEEKRRKKQVDSLMMKYLYRPESD, translated from the exons ATGCCACGTCCCCCGCTGCCCCCCAGCACCTGCTCGCTTCCCCTCCCCGAG TCGTCCTCCTCCtcggaggaagaggaggagcgCAAGAGGAAGAGCGCCAAGAAGAAATCCAAGAAATccaaaaagaaatccaaaaagaaaaagaaaaagtcgTCCTCCGAGTCGGGCTCTGATTCCTCCTCTGATTCCTCCTCTGGTTCCACCGTCTCCTACCGGAGCACCTCCAGTGTGAAGAAGGGCCCGCGGGCGGCCGGGGGAGAGGAGCCGGTGCGCCCCGACCGGgccaggaaggaggagaagcGGCGCAAGAAGCAGGTGGACAGCCTGATGATGAAGTACCTGTACCGGCCTGAGAGCGACTGA
- the SEZ6 gene encoding seizure protein 6 homolog produces the protein MTVPFKENGKTYKVKRFPASFNGLERKTGESAEAEGDPTALPTPAEREAEAHFVSTAPTLKLLNHHPLLEDLLHEAFLKKDYLAQAPFPPGLPGPVLPDDALRPDPGPPAPQIPPRAPALPRVAFPTAPLTTPAGRSGPWGEPWGVAPGTDPSQPPTGGSGSSSAAPSRAPTLGVTGVSGDEEGTTTTSTITTTTVTTLQGPAPCNRTLAGPEGWLVSPEPASAPYDSSMDCTYTISVYPGYGVEIKVQNISLADGETLTVESAGGLEPAVLANESFLLRGQVIRSPANMLTLRFQSPRPTSPGSYRFQYQAYLLSCPFPARPAFGDVSVSSLHPGGDARFRCNTGYQLQGAHLLTCRNATRPFWSAREPQCMAACGGAIRNATVGRVVSPGFPGNYSNNLTCHWLLEAPAGHRLHLHFEKVSLAEDDDRLIIRNGNNVEAPPVYDSYEVEYLPIEGLLSTGRHFFVELTTDSSGAAAGMALRYEAFEQGHCYEPFVKYGNFTTSDPRYPVGTTVEFSCHPGYTLEQGSTIIECVDPSDPQWNETEPACRAVCSGELMDTAGVVLSPNWPEAYGKGQDCIWGLHVEEDKRVMLDIRVLRLGAGDILTFYDGDDLTARILGQYTGARGRFKLFASSADVTIQFQSDPGSGVFAYRQGFVIHFSEVPRNDTCPELPDIANGWKTASQPELLHGTVVTFHCYPGFELAGADLLMCHWDLTWSGDLPSCERVTTCRDPGDAEHSRRVVSSPKFPVGSTVRFVCDKGYVLAGAGLLTCHDRASGGPKWSDRLPKCIPEAYEPCHNPGVPAGGRQSPERRLYPAGSTLRFSCTAGRALLGEGNLRCLPGHPSRWSGSPPICKAASYDEFYSNRNLDAVAKAVPSGTALEGTNVAIAIFLPVLVVALLIGGIYLYFSKLQGKPALQLPLSGSHPYDHITVESAFDNPTYETGETREYEVSI, from the exons ATGACTGTTCCATTCAAGGAGAATGGCAAAACATACAAGGTCAAACGCTTCCCTGCGA GCTTCAATGGGCTGGAGAGGAAGACAGGTGAGAGCGCTGAGGCtgaaggagaccccacagccctccCCACACCAGCTGAGCGCGAGGCCGAGGCGCACTTCGTCAGCACGGCACCCACCCTGAAGCTGCTCAACCACCACCCACTGCTGGAGGACCTGCTGCACGAGGCCTTCCTGAAGAAGGACTACCTGGCCCAGGCGCCCTTCCCACCCGGCCTGCCTGGCCCCGTGCTGCCTGACGACGCCTTGAGGCCGGACCCTGGACCCCCAGCCCCCCAGATCCCACCACGTGCCCCCGCTTTGCCCAGGGTTGCTTTCCCCACCGCCCCACTGACCACACCAGCTGGGCGCTCGGGGCCGTGGGGGGAGCCCTGGGGGGTCGCGCCAGGTACTGACCCTTCACAGCCCCCTACTGGGGGGTCAGGATCAAGCTCCGCAGCCCCCAGCCGAGCGCCCACCTTGGGGGTCACTGGGGTCTCCGGGGATGAGGAGGGGACCACCACTACctccaccatcaccaccaccaccgtCACCACGCTGCAGGGACCAG CACCATGCAACCGGACACTGGCGGGTCCCGAGGGCTGGCTGGTGTCACCAGAGCCAGCCAGTGCCCCGTATGACAGCAGCATGGACTGCACCTACACCATCTCTGTCTACCCTGGCTATGGTGTGGAGATCAAG GTGCAGAACATCAGCCTGGCAGACGGGGAGACGCTGACAGTGGAGAGCGCAGGGGGCCTGGAGCCGGCGGTGTTGGCCAACGAGTCCTTCCTGCTGCGGGGCCAGGTCATCCGCAGCCCTGCCAACATGCTCACCCTGCGCTTCCAGAGCCCCCGACCCACCAGCCCCGGCTCCTACCGCTTCCAGTACCAAG CCTATCTGTTGAGCTGCCCCTTCCCGGCACGGCCCGCCTTCGGTGACGTCTCGGTCAGCAGCCTGCACCCCGGTGGGGACGCCCGGTTCCGCTGCAACACAGGCTACCAGCTGCAGGGTGCCCACCTGCTCACCTGCCGCAATGCCACCCGCCCCTTCTGGAGCGCCCGCGAGCCTCAGTGCATGG CGGCGTGCGGTGGGGCCATCCGTAATGCCACAGTAGGACGCGTCGTCTCCCCGGGCTTCCCTGGGAACTATAGCAACAACCTGACCTGCCACTGGCTGCTGGAGGCTCCTGCTGGTCACCGCCTGCACCTCCACTTCGAGAAGGTCTCACTGGCAGAGGATGATGACAG GCTCATCATCCGCAACGGGAACAACGTGGAGGCACCTCCAGTATACGATTCCTATGAGGTGGAGTACCTCCCCATCGAAGGGCTGCTCAGCACTGGACGCCACTTCTTTGTGGAGCTCACCACCGACAGCAGCGGGGCTGCTGCAGGCATGGCACTGCGCTATGAGG CCTTCGAGCAAGGGCACTGCTACGAGCCCTTCGTCAAGTATGGGAACTTCACAACCAGCGACCCACGGTACCCTGTGGGCACCACGGTGGAGTTCAGTTGTCACCCTGGCTACACGCTGGAGCAAGGCTCCACCATCATCGAGTGCGTTGACCCCAGTGACCCACAGTGGAACGAGACGGAGCCGGCATGCCGTG CGGTGTGCAGTGGGGAGCTGATGGACACAGCCGGCGTGGTGCTGTCACCCAACTGGCCGGAGGCGTACGGCAAAGGCCAGGACTGCATCTGGGGGCTGCACGTGGAGGAGGACAAGCGTGTCATGCTGGACATCCGTGT GCTGCGGCTGGGCGCAGGGGACATCCTCACCTTCTATGACGGGGATGACCTGACAGCACGCATCCTGGGTCAGTACACGGGTGCCCGCGGCCGCTTCAAGCTCTTTGCCTCCAGTGCCGACGTcaccatccagttccaatctgACCCTGGCTCCGGCGTCTTTGCCTATCGGCAGGGCTTTGTCATCCACTTCTCCG aGGTGCCCCGCAATGACACGTGCCCTGAGCTGCCTGACATCGCCAATGGCTGGAAGACCGCCTCGCAGCCCGAGCTGCTGCACGGCACCGTCGTCACCTTCCACTGCTACCCCGGCTTCGAGCTGGCTGGTGCCGACCTGCTCATGTGCCACTGGGACCTGACGTGGAGCGGCGACCTGCCATCCTGCGAGCGGG TCACCACCTGCCGGGACCCCGGGGACGCCGAGCACAGCCGCAGGGTGGTCTCCAGCCCCAAATTCCCGGTGGGGTCCACCGTGCGCTTCGTCTGCGATAAGGGCTATGTGCTGGCAGGCGCCGGGCTCCTCACCTGCCACGACCGCGCGTCGGGGGGACCCAAGTGGAGCGACCGCCTGCCCAAATGCATCC CGGAGGCGTACGAGCCATGCCACAACCCCGGTGTGCCCGCGGGCGGGCGGCAGAGCCCCGAGCGGCGGCTGTACCCGGCAGGCAGCACGCTGCGCttctcctgcactgctgggCGAGCGCTGCTAGGCGAGGGCAATCTGCGCTGCCTGCCCGGGCATCCCTCACGCTGGAGCGGCTCACCTCCCATCTGCAAAGCGG CTTCCTACGATGAGTTTTACAGCAATCGCAATCTGGATG CCGTGGCCAAAGCTGTGCCCTCAGGGACAGCACTGGAGGGCACCAATGTGGCCATTGCCATCTTCCTGCCTGTGCTGGTGGTAGCCCTGCTCATCGGAGGCATTTACCTTTACTTCTCCAA GCTGCAGGGGAAGCCAGCCCTACAGCTGCCCCTTTCTGGATCTCACCCCTATGATCACATCACCGTGGAGTCGGCTTTTGACAACCCCACCTATGAGACAGGA gaAACGAGGGAGTATGAGGTGTCCATCTAG